In Limosilactobacillus sp. WILCCON 0051, a single window of DNA contains:
- the mfd gene encoding transcription-repair coupling factor gives MRLTEFIESTRDFKTILTTIRDQKNQLITGIAGSATTLLLAALHEKLTQPQLIVVDSLYHMQKLAADLENLLPNTEIYQFPVEEVLAAEVATSSPNYRLQRVLALHALQQQTPAIVIASVAGLRRKLIAPAQFAQASLQLKPGMELDPTELRAKLGAMGYQYQQMVLRPGDFAMRGSIIDVYALNTELPIRIDLFDTEVDSLRTFDPESQRSQENLAEVTILPATDFILPITEFERVAQKMTKEQADLQALVTDQEQRQVLNGHFAELITALKKHELPVEMLEYADLVYPEASSLLDYLPPAGSLYLDDWPRIKETGQRLEKDEMSWLDEKMQRHERGQAGFLGHDPERLVADDAHAQTYLALFKKGMGAKRFAALTDLKTRPMQRFFGQMALLKSELQRWQAQGETIVLLAQSQERRQQMAKTMAEFGVKAVETQPEQLLEHQTQLTAMTLANGFEYPQANLVAITENEMFAQVKQRQVRPQKLANAERLKSYADLKPGDYVVHVNHGIGIFSGIKTMTVDGANQDYMVINYRNHAQIFVPVTQLDLVQKYVASEGKVPHVNRLGGTEWAKTKARVAARVEDIADELVDLYAARETEKGYAFPKDDYLQEKFEAEFPYQETPDQLRSIKEIKADMESERPMDRLLVGDVGYGKTEVALRAVFKAVLGGKQVAFLVPTTILAQQHYDTMKSRFEGFPIEIAMMSRFRTPKQLKETEAGLKNGKIDVVVGTHRLLSKDVQFNDLGLLVIDEEQRFGVKHKERLKQLKNNIDVLTLTATPIPRTLHMSMMGVRDLSVIETPPADRYPIQTYVMEQNQAAIRDGVLRELQRGGQVYYLHNRVNDIERTVAELQDLVPEARIGYIHGKMTEAQLEGVLYDFIQGEYDVLVTTSIIETGVDIANVNTLFVENADRMGLSQLYQIRGRIGRSNRVAYAYFMYQPNKVLTELGEKRLAAIRDFTELGSGFKIAMRDLAIRGAGNLLGKQQHGFIDSVGYDLYAEMLSEAVAKKRGQVKKPIANTEIDINVEAYLPDEYVSDSRQKIALYKQVRQAKSDQELLDLQGDLIDRFGDYGEPVENLLLVGELKMNADAAMLESIKRQRDNLVLTFTKAGSRAIKPPEIIKALAATRFKATMGQTDDGRLTVRLIIQPKMTQKDWLKQLIVCVRGINQALNDADDVDNDAKQDSKDKQEKKS, from the coding sequence ATGCGTCTGACCGAATTTATCGAATCGACCAGGGATTTTAAAACGATTCTGACAACGATTCGCGATCAAAAAAATCAATTGATTACCGGGATTGCCGGCTCCGCTACGACGCTGTTGCTGGCGGCGCTGCACGAAAAGCTGACGCAGCCACAGCTGATCGTTGTCGACAGCCTTTATCATATGCAGAAGCTGGCGGCTGATCTGGAGAACCTGCTGCCCAATACTGAAATCTATCAGTTTCCAGTTGAAGAGGTACTGGCAGCTGAAGTAGCGACCAGTTCGCCTAACTACCGACTGCAGCGGGTATTGGCCCTCCATGCACTGCAGCAGCAGACGCCCGCCATTGTGATTGCCTCGGTGGCAGGACTGCGCCGAAAACTGATTGCACCAGCGCAGTTTGCTCAGGCCTCGCTGCAGCTGAAACCAGGCATGGAACTGGATCCAACTGAGCTGCGCGCCAAGCTGGGAGCAATGGGCTATCAATATCAGCAGATGGTATTAAGGCCCGGTGACTTTGCCATGCGGGGCTCGATTATTGATGTCTATGCCTTAAATACCGAGCTGCCGATTCGAATCGATCTTTTTGATACTGAGGTTGATTCGCTGCGTACTTTTGATCCGGAATCTCAGCGCAGTCAAGAAAATCTTGCTGAAGTTACGATTCTGCCGGCAACCGACTTTATCCTGCCCATTACGGAGTTTGAACGGGTTGCACAGAAAATGACCAAAGAGCAGGCTGACCTGCAGGCATTGGTTACCGATCAGGAACAAAGACAAGTACTCAATGGTCATTTTGCTGAATTGATTACAGCACTGAAAAAACATGAGCTGCCGGTTGAAATGTTGGAATATGCTGATCTGGTCTATCCTGAGGCGTCCTCGCTTTTAGACTATCTGCCGCCAGCTGGCAGTCTGTATCTGGACGATTGGCCGCGCATTAAAGAAACGGGCCAGCGTCTGGAAAAAGACGAAATGAGCTGGCTGGACGAAAAAATGCAGCGTCATGAACGGGGACAGGCCGGTTTTCTGGGCCATGATCCAGAGCGGCTGGTGGCTGATGATGCCCATGCTCAGACCTACCTGGCGCTGTTTAAAAAAGGAATGGGTGCCAAACGGTTTGCCGCGCTGACTGATTTAAAGACACGTCCCATGCAGCGCTTCTTTGGTCAGATGGCGCTTTTGAAAAGTGAGCTGCAGCGCTGGCAGGCTCAGGGCGAAACGATTGTCTTACTGGCGCAGAGTCAAGAGCGTCGCCAGCAGATGGCTAAGACGATGGCTGAATTTGGCGTCAAGGCCGTTGAGACGCAGCCTGAACAGCTGTTGGAGCATCAGACGCAGCTGACGGCCATGACTCTGGCAAACGGGTTTGAATATCCACAGGCCAATCTGGTCGCCATTACTGAAAACGAGATGTTTGCTCAGGTCAAACAGCGACAAGTGCGGCCACAGAAACTGGCTAACGCGGAACGGCTCAAAAGCTACGCCGACTTAAAGCCCGGTGACTATGTCGTTCATGTCAACCATGGGATTGGGATCTTTTCCGGCATTAAGACGATGACGGTTGATGGAGCCAATCAAGACTACATGGTGATCAACTATCGCAATCACGCGCAGATCTTTGTCCCAGTCACGCAGCTGGATCTGGTTCAAAAATACGTGGCCAGCGAAGGCAAGGTTCCTCACGTCAATCGGCTGGGCGGAACCGAGTGGGCCAAAACCAAAGCACGCGTTGCCGCCAGAGTCGAGGACATCGCCGATGAGCTGGTTGATCTTTATGCAGCCAGAGAAACAGAAAAGGGTTATGCCTTTCCTAAAGACGACTATCTGCAGGAAAAGTTTGAAGCCGAGTTTCCTTATCAAGAGACGCCTGATCAGCTGCGCAGCATCAAAGAAATCAAAGCCGATATGGAAAGCGAGCGCCCCATGGATCGGCTCTTGGTCGGCGATGTTGGCTATGGCAAGACAGAAGTAGCATTGCGGGCAGTCTTTAAGGCGGTTTTGGGCGGCAAGCAGGTGGCCTTTTTGGTTCCAACCACGATTCTGGCCCAGCAGCATTATGATACGATGAAGAGCCGCTTTGAAGGTTTTCCGATTGAGATTGCTATGATGTCGCGCTTTCGAACGCCTAAACAGCTTAAAGAAACCGAAGCGGGCCTCAAGAATGGCAAGATTGACGTTGTAGTCGGCACGCACCGGCTGCTTAGCAAAGACGTTCAGTTCAATGACCTGGGACTGCTGGTCATTGATGAGGAGCAGCGATTTGGCGTCAAGCATAAAGAACGGCTTAAACAGCTAAAAAACAACATTGACGTGTTAACGCTGACGGCCACCCCGATTCCGCGGACGCTGCACATGTCAATGATGGGCGTGCGTGATCTGTCGGTAATTGAAACGCCGCCTGCTGATCGCTATCCAATTCAAACCTATGTAATGGAACAAAACCAAGCCGCGATTCGTGATGGGGTTCTGCGCGAGCTGCAGCGGGGCGGCCAGGTCTACTATCTGCACAACCGTGTCAACGATATTGAACGAACCGTTGCCGAGCTGCAGGATTTGGTTCCTGAGGCCAGGATCGGCTATATTCATGGCAAGATGACCGAGGCACAGCTGGAAGGCGTCTTATATGACTTTATTCAAGGCGAGTATGACGTTTTGGTAACGACCTCAATCATTGAAACCGGCGTCGATATTGCCAACGTCAACACGCTGTTTGTTGAAAATGCTGATCGAATGGGGCTGTCTCAGCTCTACCAGATTCGAGGACGGATTGGCCGCAGCAATCGCGTTGCCTATGCCTATTTTATGTATCAGCCAAACAAGGTGCTGACGGAACTTGGCGAAAAGCGGCTGGCGGCCATTCGCGACTTTACTGAACTGGGCAGCGGCTTTAAGATTGCCATGCGTGACTTGGCGATTCGCGGCGCGGGCAATCTTTTGGGCAAGCAGCAGCACGGCTTTATCGATTCGGTTGGCTATGATCTGTATGCCGAGATGCTTAGCGAAGCCGTGGCTAAAAAACGTGGCCAGGTTAAAAAGCCGATTGCCAATACCGAAATCGACATCAACGTGGAAGCTTATCTGCCTGATGAATACGTCAGCGACTCGCGGCAAAAGATCGCGCTATACAAACAGGTGCGCCAGGCAAAATCAGATCAGGAGCTGCTTGATCTGCAAGGCGATCTGATTGACCGGTTTGGTGATTATGGCGAACCCGTTGAAAATCTGCTGCTGGTAGGTGAGCTGAAGATGAATGCCGATGCGGCGATGCTGGAATCGATCAAGCGGCAGCGCGATAATCTTGTTTTGACCTTCACCAAGGCCGGCAGTCGTGCCATTAAGCCTCCTGAAATCATCAAGGCTCTGGCAGCGACGCGGTTTAAGGCGACGATGGGCCAGACCGATGATGGCCGGCTGACCGTCAGATTGATCATTCAGCCTAAGATGACCCAAAAAGACTGGCTCAAGCAGCTGATCGTCTGTGTGCGCGGCATCAATCAGGCGCTTAACGATGCCGATGATGTCGATAATGATGCCAAGCAAGATTCAAAAGACAAGCAAGAAAAAAAGTCATGA
- a CDS encoding RNA-binding S4 domain-containing protein, with amino-acid sequence MRLDKFLKVSRIIKRRTVAKKIADQGRILVNGKPAKSSSSVKAGDELTIQFGNKTETVRIDQIIETTKKSETDQMYTIIDEKFAEDFSNPFDD; translated from the coding sequence ATGCGGTTAGACAAATTTTTAAAGGTTTCTCGAATCATCAAGCGGCGAACGGTTGCTAAAAAGATTGCCGATCAGGGACGAATTCTGGTCAACGGCAAGCCGGCAAAATCGTCCAGCAGCGTTAAGGCTGGCGATGAGCTGACCATTCAGTTTGGCAACAAAACCGAGACCGTCCGAATTGATCAGATTATTGAGACTACCAAGAAGAGCGAAACGGATCAGATGTATACCATTATTGATGAAAAATTTGCCGAGGACTTCAGCAATCCATTTGACGATTAG
- a CDS encoding septum formation initiator family protein, producing the protein MKGRNVYSLDTPYAQQKTAQQAADKAYARKIHKHRFLAMIGIISVFVLVFGIQIWKNQRQLGRVNAQIQQTQTQLNKQKSKQKQLNSHIKELNDPEYLQQLIRSKYNYAKKGETIYNFAN; encoded by the coding sequence ATGAAAGGTCGCAATGTCTACAGTCTTGATACGCCATACGCTCAGCAGAAAACTGCTCAGCAGGCGGCGGATAAGGCCTATGCTCGAAAAATCCATAAGCACCGCTTTTTAGCAATGATCGGCATAATTAGCGTTTTTGTCCTGGTGTTTGGCATTCAGATCTGGAAAAACCAGCGACAGCTTGGCCGGGTCAATGCTCAGATTCAACAGACGCAAACGCAGCTGAACAAACAGAAAAGCAAGCAAAAGCAGCTGAACAGTCATATTAAAGAGCTGAATGATCCTGAATATCTTCAACAGCTGATTCGTTCCAAATACAACTACGCTAAAAAAGGCGAAACGATTTATAACTTTGCTAATTAA